The genomic region TAATATTATAATCGAAATCAATTTTTAATATTGTTAAATTTTTAACAGTTACACTTTTTTTTCCCATTCTTCCAGCCATTTTTTTTCCTTTAAAAACACGTGATGGATCAGATCCAGCTCCTATTGATCCTGGAGCTCTTAAACGATTGTGTTGTCCATGGGTTTTTTCTCCTACTCCTGAAAAATTATGTCTTTTAACTACTCCTTGAAAACCTTTTCCTTTGGAAATTCCTTTTACATTAACTAATTCCCCTTCTTTAAATATTTTTATATTCACTGAACTACCCAAAATAAAATCAGATACTTTATTTGTTTTAAAT from Blattabacterium cuenoti harbors:
- the rplC gene encoding 50S ribosomal protein L3, whose product is MSGLIGKNIGMSSFFLLNGKNVSCTILEVKPCHIVQIKTIENDGYFSIQLGIDDKKLKKTNKCLLNHFKKAGLSPKKKLLEFKTNKVSDFILGSSVNIKIFKEGELVNVKGISKGKGFQGVVKRHNFSGVGEKTHGQHNRLRAPGSIGAGSDPSRVFKGKKMAGRMGKKSVTVKNLTILKIDFDYNIMILKGSVPGTKNSYLMIQKKEWN